GCGCGAGCGTGAACACCGAGAGAATTTTATTTTTGATAGTCATGATTTCACTCCTTAGGAATTTATACAGCTTTCGCCGTTCGCTATTTAAGACGCGCCTTTTACCCCTTTGGTCTAAGCATTTAGCGCCAAGTTGCGTAAAGAAATGTAAATCCGCTATTGCCGCGCGGACGAAACGAGTCTTCAGAACATTGAACATTCTAGTTAATAAAAGCTAAAATGCGTCATTTGGATATCAGTTAATGAGATTTTTGTCTGAGATCAATTCACCGGCCGACCTGCGGCAGCTAAAGGTCGATGACCTGCAGGAAGTTGCCGACGAAGTTCGGCAGTTCATCATCGACACCTGTTCGCGTATCGGCGGCCATACGGGCGCAAGCCTCGGCGCGGTCGAGCTCGCCGTCGCGATGCACTACGTATTCGATACGCCGAACGACAAGCTCGTCTGGGACGTCGGCCATCAGGCATACGCACACAAGATATTGACCGGCCGCCGCGACGAACTGCACACGATAAAACAGGACGGCGGACTGAGCGGCTTTTTGCGCCGCGATGAATCCGAATACGACACCTTCGGTGCGGGCCACGCTTCGACATCGCTTTCTGCGGCGCTCGGTATGGCGGTTGCACGCGATCATAATGAGGACGATTTTCACGTCTGTGCGCTGATCGGCGATTCGTCGCTTGCGGGCGGCATGGCGATGGAAGCCATCAATCAGGCAGGCCATCTGAAATCGCGGATGGTCGTCATTCTTAATGACAACGGCATGTCGATCGCTCCGGCCGTCGGCTCGCTTAGCGGCTATCTGAACCGCATCAAAGAGGCGCAGAGCTACCAGCATCTAAAAGAAGAGATCGGTGACGCGCTCGAGAGCGTGCCCGGCATCGGCGGTTCGCTGCGGCGTGCTGCGAAATCTTTCAAGGACGCCATCGCCGCTGCGGTGCTGCCCGGAGCTTTGGTCAACGAACTCGGTTTCAAATACATCGGCTACGTTGACGGCCACAATGTACCCGCTCTCGTCCGCGCTCTCGAAGAAGCCAAAAAAGTGGACGACGGCCCCGTGATCGTGCACGCTCTAACGACGAAAGGGAAAGGATTTCCGAATCCCGAAAAGAACTACTACGCATATCACGCGACCGGCCCATTCGATCCGAAAACAGGACTGCCGTATAAATCGGGCGGCGGCGTTTCCGCACCGACCTACACTCAGGTTTTCGGCGAGACGATGTGCGAGCTGATGTCGCGCGACGAAAAGATCGTCGCACTCACCG
This sequence is a window from Acidobacteriota bacterium. Protein-coding genes within it:
- a CDS encoding 1-deoxy-D-xylulose-5-phosphate synthase, whose translation is MRFLSEINSPADLRQLKVDDLQEVADEVRQFIIDTCSRIGGHTGASLGAVELAVAMHYVFDTPNDKLVWDVGHQAYAHKILTGRRDELHTIKQDGGLSGFLRRDESEYDTFGAGHASTSLSAALGMAVARDHNEDDFHVCALIGDSSLAGGMAMEAINQAGHLKSRMVVILNDNGMSIAPAVGSLSGYLNRIKEAQSYQHLKEEIGDALESVPGIGGSLRRAAKSFKDAIAAAVLPGALVNELGFKYIGYVDGHNVPALVRALEEAKKVDDGPVIVHALTTKGKGFPNPEKNYYAYHATGPFDPKTGLPYKSGGGVSAPTYTQVFGETMCELMSRDEKIVALTAAMPDGTGVDKVLEKFPDRAYDVGIAEQHAITFCAGMACEGVKPVAAIYSTFLQRAFDQVIHDVCLQDLNVTLAMDRAGIVGADGPTHHGLLDIAYLRGYPNIILMAPKDEAEMRDMMLTAIEHPGPAALRYPRGNGFGVDISAEPKLLEVGKAEVLREGSGVAIIGYGSMVYPSLEASAILEKNGISPTVINARFVKPLDEELFASLLAEHDTIVTVEEAYLAGGFGSAVLEFFESNGSIGDVKIVRMGVPDEIVTHGDPKRLLAAYGLNAQGIADRVAAELAAAHERPQRKLQSVG